A genomic region of Papaver somniferum cultivar HN1 chromosome 7, ASM357369v1, whole genome shotgun sequence contains the following coding sequences:
- the LOC113295278 gene encoding aldehyde oxidase GLOX-like, with protein MITARAMNVILSLLVWQLLCMAGKSHPNLARAATLGEWKLLQENIGVSAMHMQLLNNDRVIIFDRTDFGPSNLWLPDGVCRYNPDDLVLKVDCTAHSLEYNVNDNSFRPLMVQTDPFCSSGSVLADGRLVQTGGFNDGEKKYRVFRPCTDCDWQEFDGLNAPRWYATNHILPDGRIIVIGGRRSFNYEFYPTSKTLIDFPFLTQTNDPGEENNLYPFVHLNVDGNLFIFANNQSILLDYNKNSIVRTYPQIPGGDPRNYPSSGSSVLLPLSPSGTEAEVLICGGAPRGSYPQAKKGVFVTALRTCGRIKITDASPQWVMENMPTPRVMNDMTLLPDGNVLIVNGASSGTSGYEQATNPVLSPVIYFPDKPVGSRFQVQNPSKTPRMYHSSSVLLRDGRVLIGGSNPNDGYVFTGVDFPTDLSLEAFSPAYLHTEFDTIRPTIVFPTAQTSLNYGEILRVQYTISGTHSPCDVNVTMVSPSFATHSYSMNQRLLYLGGGNSLKVGTSTYTTEVRTPKSSILAPSGYYILYVVHQGIPSVGTWVHISSKQSAEW; from the coding sequence ATGATTACTGCTAGAGCTATGAATGTCATTCTTTCTTTGCTTGTTTGGCAACTTTTATGCATGGCCGGAAAAAGTCATCCGAATCTTGCCCGTGCGGCTACTTTAGGAGAATGGAAACTATTACAGGAAAACATTGGTGTTTCAGCAATGCACATGCAATTACTTAACAATGATCGTGTTATCATATTTGATAGAACTGATTTCGGTCCGTCTAATTTATGGTTACCTGATGGTGTATGTCGGTATAATCCTGATGATTTGGTTCTTAAAGTTGATTGCACAGCTCATTCGCTTGAATACAACGTTAATGATAACTCGTTTCGACCACTGATGGTTCAAACTGATCCATTTTGTTCATCGGGTTCCGTTTTGGCGGATGGGCGTCTAGTGCAAACCGGAGGGTTCAATGATGGAGAAAAGAAATATCGAGTCTTTCGACCCTGTACCGACTGTGACTGGCAGGAATTTGATGGACTGAATGCACCGAGATGGTACGCCACAAACCATATATTGCCCGATGGAAGAATTATTGTCATCGGTGGTCGACGGTCATTCAATTACGAATTTTACCCGACATCAAAAACACTTATCGATTTTCCGTTTCTAACTCAAACAAATGATCCgggtgaagaaaacaatttataCCCTTTTGTTCATCTAAACGTAGACGGAAACTTATTCATTTTTGCCAATAACCAATCAATCTTATTGGACTACAACAAGAATTCCATCGTAAGAACATACCCGCAAATACCCGGTGGTGACCCAAGGAATTACCCAAGTTCGGGTTCATCAGTACTACTTCCATTGAGTCCATCTGGAACTGAAGCTGAGGTATTGATTTGCGGCGGTGCACCCAGAGGTTCATATCCTCAGGCCAAAAAAGGAGTTTTCGTTACAGCTTTGAGGACATGTGGGAGAATTAAGATCACCGATGCTTCACCGCAATGGGTCATGGAAAATATGCCCACACCTAGGGTCATGAATGATATGACTTTGCTTCCTGATGGCAACGTTTTGATCGTCAATGGTGCTTCAAGTGGAACGTCCGGCTATGAACAAGCTACAAACCCGGTTCTGAGTCCAGTAATTTATTTCCCAGATAAGCCAGTCGGTTCAAGATTTCAAGTCCAAAATCCATCAAAAACACCAAGAATGTACCACTCATCATCAGTTTTACTGAGGGATGGCAGGGTTTTAATAGGAGGTAGTAATCCAAATGATGGTTACGTATTCACTGGAGTTGATTTCCCGACAGACTTAAGTTTAGAAGCTTTCTCACCGGCATATTTGCATACAGAGTTCGACACCATCAGACCTACCATTGTTTTTCCTACAGCACAAACAAGTCTAAATTATGGAGAAATTTTAAGGGTTCAATATACGATTTCAGGTACACATAGCCCATGCGACGTGAATGTGACAATGGTATCCCCTTCGTTCGCGACTCATTCTTATTCCATGAATCAAAGGTTGCTGTATTTGGGAGGTGGAAACTCCCTCAAGGTTGGAACATCCACGTACACTACCGAAGTTAGAACTCCTAAATCTAGCATTCTTGCCCCGTCCGGGTACTACATACTGTATGTTGTTCATCAAGGTATTCCTAGTGTGGGAACTTGGGTTCATATATCAAGTAAGCAGAGTGCCGAGTGGTAA